One genomic window of [Clostridium] scindens ATCC 35704 includes the following:
- a CDS encoding ABC transporter permease, whose amino-acid sequence MRATFEREFQEYFNTMLGYVFVSAFLFLAGVFFSVNNINELSAEFNTTLNDCIYVFLLTSPLLTMKLLSEEKKIKRDQLLMTTKTSFSFVIVGKFLAALSVFAVTLCFTLIYPIILLTYGTISVPLIVNGYVGFFFLGMAFIAVGMFASSITESQLTAAICTYGILLFLLCLDLIISKIHVETVTSFLQWFSLFERFKPYQYGTFGIASVIYYISFSVVFLSFSIAVMKYRRVK is encoded by the coding sequence ATGAGAGCGACTTTTGAACGTGAATTTCAGGAATATTTTAATACAATGCTGGGATATGTATTTGTTAGTGCATTTTTGTTTCTGGCGGGAGTGTTTTTTTCTGTCAATAACATTAATGAACTAAGTGCAGAATTTAATACGACACTCAATGACTGTATCTACGTATTTTTGCTGACTTCTCCCCTTTTGACAATGAAACTTCTGTCAGAAGAGAAGAAGATCAAGAGGGACCAGTTGCTGATGACAACGAAGACCTCGTTTTCGTTCGTTATTGTCGGCAAATTTCTGGCTGCTTTAAGTGTTTTTGCTGTTACACTGTGTTTCACTCTGATATATCCAATAATCTTATTGACTTATGGAACCATATCAGTACCACTTATTGTCAATGGTTACGTAGGCTTTTTCTTCCTTGGCATGGCATTTATTGCAGTCGGAATGTTTGCATCTTCAATAACAGAAAGTCAGTTGACGGCAGCGATCTGTACTTACGGCATTTTGTTGTTCCTACTCTGTCTGGATCTGATCATCTCAAAAATACATGTGGAAACTGTAACTTCATTTCTTCAGTGGTTTTCACTGTTTGAGAGATTCAAGCCATATCAGTATGGAACCTTTGGAATTGCTTCTGTCATATATTATATTTCTTTTTCCGTTGTGTTTCTCAGCTTCAGCATTGCAGTTATGAAATATAGGAGGGTGAAATAA
- a CDS encoding sugar ABC transporter substrate-binding protein, whose translation MKDPKSEGISGSISKNGKYSWNKIENKGGKKMKKMNIMKRVIGLALGLTLIFSMAACGSKEEATDEGDSKTETTEEASGDDTLVCFANKGLDYYFWTVCQKSAEKACTDRGWSFAASDAKLDSAKQFDQFVNFINKKPAAIIADSIDSEGLIAAADQAVAAGIPVGIVDTPLTGGDVAVTVAFDNYDAGCLAAEAIAKALTDKYGEPKGTVVNCYGAMSSEAWRLRKEGMEATFEKYPDINYIAVPAEGEIALTQDAALNQFASGVEVDALHTPSDNPGQGLVAALKMENKWFKRDEDGHIIVVTIDGEPIANKFIEEGYYDYSIAQDGYSYGMIAVEMLEKYSMKGEDVPLGPYENSDYYWEKCEIIESDAGPYVKVPAYEINSDNCTDPRHWGIVAEKVLGIEYDMSAVEN comes from the coding sequence ATGAAAGACCCGAAGTCTGAGGGGATATCAGGAAGCATCTCTAAAAACGGAAAGTACTCATGGAACAAAATAGAAAACAAAGGAGGTAAAAAGATGAAAAAGATGAACATTATGAAAAGGGTTATAGGGTTAGCATTAGGACTTACTCTTATTTTCTCTATGGCAGCGTGTGGAAGCAAAGAGGAAGCAACAGATGAAGGGGATTCTAAAACAGAGACAACAGAAGAAGCTAGTGGTGACGATACATTAGTTTGTTTCGCTAACAAAGGTCTTGATTATTACTTTTGGACAGTTTGTCAGAAATCTGCAGAAAAAGCTTGTACTGACAGAGGATGGTCTTTTGCGGCATCTGATGCGAAACTGGACAGTGCAAAACAGTTTGACCAGTTTGTAAACTTTATCAACAAGAAACCGGCAGCTATTATCGCAGATTCTATCGACTCTGAAGGTCTGATCGCAGCAGCTGATCAGGCAGTAGCAGCAGGAATCCCGGTTGGTATCGTAGATACACCTCTTACCGGCGGTGATGTTGCAGTTACAGTAGCATTTGATAACTATGATGCAGGTTGTCTTGCAGCAGAAGCAATTGCTAAAGCTTTAACAGACAAATATGGCGAGCCAAAAGGAACAGTTGTAAACTGCTACGGCGCTATGAGTTCTGAAGCTTGGAGATTAAGAAAAGAAGGTATGGAAGCTACATTTGAGAAATATCCGGATATCAACTATATTGCAGTTCCTGCAGAAGGTGAAATCGCATTAACTCAGGATGCAGCACTGAACCAGTTCGCTTCCGGTGTTGAAGTTGACGCTCTTCATACTCCATCTGATAACCCTGGACAAGGTCTCGTTGCAGCTCTGAAGATGGAAAACAAGTGGTTTAAACGTGATGAAGATGGACACATCATCGTTGTTACAATCGATGGTGAGCCAATCGCAAACAAGTTCATCGAAGAAGGATACTATGATTATTCTATCGCACAGGATGGATATTCCTATGGTATGATCGCTGTTGAAATGCTTGAGAAATACTCCATGAAGGGTGAAGATGTTCCGTTAGGACCATACGAGAACTCTGATTATTACTGGGAGAAATGTGAAATCATCGAATCCGATGCTGGTCCGTATGTAAAAGTTCCTGCATATGAGATCAATTCTGATAACTGTACAGACCCACGTCACTGGGGTATCGTTGCAGAGAAGGTATTAGGAATCGAATATGACATGTCTGCTGTTGAGAACTAG
- a CDS encoding DeoR/GlpR family DNA-binding transcription regulator, with the protein MDKKQKRRNELLNLVNSKERISIRELSGICKVSELTIRRDIQELEQQGFVQNIRGIVFANATKKENKIYNLNDASAENYSTKDKIGLYAAGLIEDGDIVIIDNGTTTERLAAHFPEDINVTVLCYNINILNHLYGKPNISLIFGGGYFHPQTLMFESRESLELIRRTRARKVFVSAAGIHDSLGATCTSTYEVESKREILKASMEKILLVDSSKFGQVYENFICEITAFDLIITDKNLSDEWIRIIENAGIRYTLV; encoded by the coding sequence ATGGATAAGAAGCAAAAAAGACGAAATGAATTGTTAAACCTGGTGAATTCAAAAGAAAGAATATCAATCAGGGAATTATCGGGAATTTGCAAGGTGTCTGAATTGACAATCCGACGGGACATCCAGGAGTTAGAGCAGCAGGGGTTTGTACAGAACATCAGAGGAATCGTGTTTGCAAATGCAACGAAAAAAGAAAACAAAATCTATAATTTGAATGATGCCAGTGCGGAAAATTACAGTACGAAAGACAAGATTGGTTTGTATGCGGCAGGGCTGATTGAAGACGGTGATATTGTCATCATTGACAATGGAACCACAACGGAAAGGCTTGCAGCGCATTTCCCGGAAGATATTAATGTAACGGTGTTATGCTATAACATTAATATTCTGAATCACTTATACGGGAAACCGAATATTTCACTCATTTTTGGCGGTGGTTACTTTCACCCGCAGACATTGATGTTTGAAAGCAGGGAGAGTCTGGAATTGATTCGAAGAACGAGAGCAAGAAAAGTATTTGTTTCCGCAGCAGGGATACATGACTCTCTGGGAGCTACATGTACCAGCACCTATGAAGTCGAAAGCAAGAGAGAAATACTGAAAGCAAGTATGGAGAAAATACTTCTTGTTGACTCAAGTAAGTTTGGACAGGTTTATGAGAATTTTATATGCGAAATCACTGCATTTGATTTAATTATTACAGACAAAAATCTATCGGATGAATGGATCCGAATCATTGAAAATGCCGGAATAAGGTATACATTGGTATAA
- a CDS encoding DUF6774 domain-containing protein, with the protein MNNCADLYFLSIIACKLSECLSEDELSVLATSLTALGDMLGVIIARQAACKNKD; encoded by the coding sequence ATGAATAACTGTGCGGATTTATATTTTCTCTCTATAATTGCCTGTAAACTTTCCGAATGTCTTTCCGAAGATGAACTTTCTGTACTTGCTACCAGTCTCACAGCACTTGGAGATATGCTAGGAGTTATTATCGCTAGACAGGCAGCGTGTAAAAATAAAGATTAG
- a CDS encoding beta/alpha barrel domain-containing protein yields MYNVHYFLNSLLGDKVKCVDGDEKYISRAINEELDFEEYKFLSNEVKYIGVTPEFKKVIDLFKVPEGETPAGFRVEYNLSENKQLIIDLKRDISYGKNGIKRPTPFLFSADTANPYEVAPMKDLIANLTCNPGIIYDLFINNPKENIGNKFKNRDEVMQEIGNILGPGCDISVEFNDPFADINQLLEEAEHFKEMLSEYRVVIKVPHTGVVNRDNAHYLIEGNKKMPVAHNAGTTEDYFYSHNLALKLKEKGFRVNYTLMFEPWQTGMALQAKPYFINSFINKRMLTSTYVKGMLSAFDSTRDLQFLKNLRSYFVDVDFLPESAKDADLAEVEKIARETLTYRDFDNVRGFDGMDGVRHNLRMLRDSNLEDTRLIICSIAGTREYPELDKLLVEDEFRDVLDKIVITTEPIYFAQYTSSPQIITYQRRFLNAVNNTADKR; encoded by the coding sequence ATGTATAACGTACATTATTTCCTGAATTCCCTTCTGGGTGACAAAGTAAAATGCGTAGACGGTGATGAGAAATACATCAGCCGTGCGATTAATGAAGAACTGGATTTTGAAGAGTATAAGTTCTTATCCAACGAGGTAAAATACATCGGTGTAACTCCTGAGTTTAAAAAGGTAATTGATCTTTTTAAGGTACCGGAAGGAGAGACACCTGCTGGATTCCGTGTAGAATACAACTTATCTGAAAACAAGCAGCTGATAATCGACTTAAAGAGAGATATCTCATATGGCAAGAATGGTATTAAGAGACCAACTCCATTCCTGTTTTCAGCAGATACGGCAAATCCGTATGAAGTTGCTCCGATGAAGGATCTGATCGCTAACCTGACATGTAATCCGGGAATCATTTATGACCTCTTCATTAATAACCCGAAAGAGAATATTGGAAATAAATTTAAAAACCGTGATGAAGTAATGCAGGAAATCGGCAATATTCTTGGACCTGGATGTGATATCAGCGTTGAATTTAATGATCCGTTTGCTGATATCAATCAGCTTCTGGAAGAGGCAGAACATTTTAAAGAGATGCTTTCAGAGTATCGTGTAGTAATTAAGGTTCCACATACAGGTGTTGTTAACAGAGATAATGCACATTATCTGATTGAAGGCAACAAAAAGATGCCGGTTGCACACAATGCTGGAACAACAGAAGACTACTTCTACAGCCACAATCTTGCATTGAAGCTGAAAGAAAAAGGCTTCCGTGTTAACTATACACTGATGTTTGAACCATGGCAGACTGGCATGGCTTTGCAGGCTAAGCCCTACTTCATCAACAGTTTTATCAATAAGAGAATGCTGACCAGTACTTATGTAAAGGGAATGCTTTCTGCATTTGATTCAACAAGAGATCTTCAGTTCCTGAAAAATCTTCGCAGTTACTTTGTTGACGTTGACTTCCTTCCGGAATCAGCAAAAGATGCTGATCTTGCAGAAGTTGAGAAGATTGCACGTGAAACACTGACTTACAGAGATTTTGATAATGTAAGAGGATTTGATGGAATGGACGGTGTACGTCATAACCTTCGTATGCTGCGTGATAGCAATCTTGAAGATACGAGACTTATTATCTGTTCTATTGCAGGTACAAGAGAGTATCCGGAACTTGATAAGCTGCTTGTTGAAGATGAATTTAGAGATGTGCTTGATAAGATTGTAATCACAACAGAACCAATTTATTTTGCACAGTATACTTCATCACCACAGATTATTACATATCAGCGCAGATTCCTGAATGCAGTTAACAATACTGCTGACAAGAGATAA
- a CDS encoding ABC transporter ATP-binding protein yields the protein MIELQNVRKYYGNKLALNDVSFQIEDASIIGLLGKNGAGKSTLMNIMTGYLPATAGNVCVDGLSIDEAPQEVKGKIGYLPEKPPLYDTMSVRGFLEYVAKLKRVSGKNAASSIDDIIKRTGLDVVENRLIRNLSKGYQQRVGIAQAMVGEPKILILDEPTVGLDPSQVVEFRSLLKEYAKEHVIIISSHILAEIAEICDRILILNKGSLIKDCRMEELNHAGRNRVFVRVKAQKDRFEDIILKEIADCRYQYKGQGEPGCSDWEIGFDKETGDIREEVFYAAVANHIELLQMIPVQEEIEDVFLNLTSAEYSK from the coding sequence ATGATTGAGCTTCAGAATGTTAGAAAATATTATGGCAATAAACTTGCTTTAAATGATGTGTCTTTTCAGATAGAGGACGCAAGTATCATTGGTTTGCTGGGAAAAAATGGAGCAGGTAAAAGTACGCTCATGAATATTATGACGGGATATTTGCCTGCTACGGCAGGAAATGTATGTGTTGATGGATTATCAATCGATGAAGCACCACAGGAAGTGAAGGGCAAGATCGGATACCTTCCGGAAAAACCACCTCTTTATGACACGATGTCAGTCAGGGGATTTCTGGAGTACGTTGCCAAACTAAAGAGGGTTTCTGGTAAAAATGCTGCTTCATCGATTGATGACATAATAAAACGTACAGGCCTGGATGTTGTGGAAAATCGGCTGATTCGAAATCTGTCAAAAGGATATCAGCAGAGAGTAGGTATAGCACAGGCGATGGTTGGAGAACCGAAGATACTGATTCTGGATGAGCCTACGGTAGGCCTTGACCCGTCACAGGTAGTAGAGTTCCGGTCATTATTAAAGGAATATGCGAAAGAGCATGTGATCATCATCAGTTCACATATTCTGGCAGAGATTGCAGAGATATGTGATAGAATATTGATTCTGAATAAAGGAAGTCTGATCAAGGACTGTCGGATGGAAGAATTAAATCATGCGGGCAGGAATCGTGTATTTGTAAGAGTCAAAGCTCAGAAAGATCGGTTTGAAGACATCATTTTAAAGGAAATAGCTGATTGCAGATATCAATACAAGGGCCAGGGAGAACCAGGCTGCAGTGACTGGGAGATTGGCTTTGATAAGGAGACGGGAGATATCAGAGAAGAAGTGTTCTATGCAGCGGTAGCGAATCATATAGAACTTCTTCAGATGATTCCGGTACAGGAGGAAATCGAGGATGTTTTCCTGAATCTTACATCGGCGGAGTATAGCAAGTAA
- the deoC gene encoding deoxyribose-phosphate aldolase codes for MLTVREFAKHFDLALLAPNVQEAAVVEACATAAKYQVNSVNVNSCWIDVARRELAGTGVGHSAVIGFPYGTAISKVKYLEVDEMLNAGCSACDMVINVGALKDGNLKLVEDEVKTFADVCNAANCDSKLIFEVGFLSDEEIATLTKICCAHDITYVKTATGTQAFPDMKHVQIMKENLSGNTKIKVSGVPRTFALPATLFMFEHMGVSLCGTRSAGILTQQYEDYLKTIEK; via the coding sequence ATGTTAACGGTAAGAGAGTTTGCAAAACATTTTGATTTAGCACTATTAGCACCAAATGTGCAGGAAGCAGCAGTAGTTGAGGCTTGTGCTACAGCAGCAAAGTATCAGGTGAATTCAGTAAATGTGAATTCATGCTGGATTGATGTGGCTCGCAGAGAGCTGGCAGGAACAGGTGTTGGACACAGTGCTGTTATTGGATTTCCATATGGTACAGCCATTTCAAAGGTAAAATACTTGGAAGTAGATGAGATGTTAAATGCAGGTTGCTCCGCTTGTGATATGGTTATCAACGTTGGTGCACTGAAAGATGGAAATCTGAAACTGGTTGAAGATGAAGTAAAGACTTTTGCAGATGTGTGTAATGCAGCAAACTGTGACAGCAAACTGATCTTCGAAGTTGGATTCCTCAGTGATGAAGAGATCGCAACGCTGACAAAGATATGCTGTGCTCATGACATTACATACGTAAAAACAGCAACAGGAACACAGGCATTCCCAGATATGAAACATGTTCAGATCATGAAAGAGAACCTGTCCGGCAACACTAAGATTAAAGTATCTGGAGTTCCGAGAACATTTGCACTTCCGGCAACATTGTTCATGTTCGAACATATGGGAGTTAGCCTTTGCGGAACAAGAAGTGCAGGTATCCTGACTCAGCAGTATGAAGATTATCTGAAAACAATAGAGAAATAA
- a CDS encoding GldG family protein, which yields MKQKDRKGFKNVVLLGFVVLIVICAVVITLVAEKIEDKFNLRWDVTDSQIYSIGDTTKALLKDLDKDITVYTTFQSGQEDLTIREILKRYKQESGHIKTVNVDPVEKPFFLQQYETDGESIEASSLIIQDNNSEEFRVINGQDLYEWELSEDQLYATGMIAEQRITAAIASIQGGSQTTAYFVTGHGEMNVTEEYYLADTLESDGYKVASYDLVYNNAALTDKDCLLFLSPTTDLTDEEYQITKEFIDNGGRAVYLINLLAGELKNFGKLFEDFGLILEDDLIVEADSKYYLNSQIMIKPELNEESPALRSIIEADAGVVLPRCRGISVEDKENIELIPIAYSSESSYGKVNPYTETLEKEEGDTAGPFLLGVTAENSQTGAKMLLMGNNDFVSTLDNAKHDGNIALFMDSVAWTSGKEESVVIQPKTLVSAPLNITSTAASYRLKVLVIAVIPILILIFGSIVWRRRLSR from the coding sequence ATGAAACAGAAAGACAGAAAGGGTTTTAAAAATGTAGTCCTCCTTGGTTTTGTAGTCCTCATAGTGATATGTGCAGTTGTAATTACACTGGTAGCAGAGAAGATTGAGGATAAATTTAATCTTCGATGGGATGTAACAGACAGTCAGATCTATTCCATAGGAGATACAACAAAAGCACTTCTGAAAGATTTAGATAAGGATATTACGGTATATACCACATTTCAATCCGGACAGGAAGACCTGACGATTCGGGAAATATTAAAGCGTTACAAACAGGAAAGTGGTCATATAAAGACAGTGAACGTTGATCCTGTAGAAAAACCTTTTTTTTTACAGCAGTATGAGACGGATGGAGAGAGTATCGAAGCTTCATCTCTGATCATACAGGATAATAACAGTGAAGAATTCCGCGTGATCAACGGACAGGACTTATATGAATGGGAACTCAGTGAGGATCAGTTATATGCAACCGGTATGATTGCCGAACAGCGTATAACGGCTGCAATTGCTTCCATTCAGGGAGGAAGTCAGACGACAGCATACTTTGTTACAGGTCATGGAGAGATGAATGTAACGGAAGAATATTATCTGGCGGATACTCTGGAAAGTGACGGTTATAAAGTGGCGTCTTACGATCTGGTCTATAACAATGCAGCATTAACTGACAAGGATTGCCTGTTGTTCCTGTCACCGACTACAGATCTGACAGATGAAGAGTATCAGATTACAAAAGAATTTATAGATAACGGAGGCAGGGCGGTATATCTGATTAACCTGCTTGCCGGCGAACTGAAAAATTTTGGGAAATTATTTGAAGATTTTGGATTGATCTTAGAAGATGACCTGATTGTTGAAGCAGATAGTAAATATTATCTGAACAGTCAGATCATGATAAAGCCTGAGCTGAATGAAGAAAGTCCGGCGCTTCGATCTATTATCGAAGCTGATGCGGGAGTTGTTCTTCCAAGATGCAGGGGAATCTCAGTTGAAGATAAAGAAAACATTGAGTTAATCCCAATTGCATACAGTTCAGAGAGCAGCTATGGAAAAGTGAATCCATATACGGAAACTCTGGAAAAAGAGGAAGGCGATACGGCTGGACCGTTTTTGCTTGGCGTAACTGCGGAAAATTCTCAGACAGGTGCGAAAATGCTTTTGATGGGAAATAATGATTTTGTATCAACGTTAGATAATGCAAAGCATGATGGAAATATTGCACTCTTTATGGATTCTGTAGCGTGGACTTCTGGAAAAGAAGAATCAGTAGTAATTCAGCCGAAAACACTGGTTTCGGCACCGCTGAATATAACAAGTACAGCAGCAAGCTACAGGCTGAAGGTTCTGGTGATCGCAGTAATTCCGATTCTGATATTGATATTTGGGTCGATTGTCTGGCGTAGGAGGCTTAGCCGATGA
- a CDS encoding DUF4340 domain-containing protein, which translates to MKQKRKIIVAGVLVLIIVCGIYYLTADDRSKTDSSEGWICTKGTENITSIAINSGKDSQTLIFTKEEESWMGDDGSSYDNDRFAPYTATLGYMKVEEKLSASTADEKEEYGIDDSSYTVWVSYDDGEEYEYILGKDIDNLGMYLSADQGKSICLIDYRRTEDILEMVESLYDVALNGVKFDEIRGISLYSPEDGTVSMNRSESPRAGGDFYWNIFKPYGWIADTEKVNELINTIEENDVLKRTDEDVTLESSGLDAAEEELPSIGLYDTYDSEMIIYLGNTEGDYVYCKTNYLDNIYLISKEILKVADKRAEDLIDLTLYYYETPSIETCTIDFNGEVHVLEAEWETAENSNTRGQRYYLDKEMLTGSQYSSIVSWFTDTKAEKIEASASGGEGAILGTITIDRLSPPYQQIMTFCEVADNPQLVQVDLEKTGTAYINRKEFEEFQASFQ; encoded by the coding sequence ATGAAACAAAAGAGAAAGATTATTGTTGCGGGTGTTCTTGTTTTGATCATTGTGTGTGGGATCTATTATCTGACAGCGGATGATCGGAGTAAAACAGACAGTAGTGAAGGATGGATATGTACAAAGGGGACGGAGAACATTACATCTATTGCTATTAACAGTGGAAAAGATAGTCAGACCCTGATTTTTACCAAGGAAGAAGAGTCCTGGATGGGGGATGACGGAAGCTCGTACGATAATGATCGCTTTGCACCATATACAGCAACTTTGGGGTATATGAAGGTTGAAGAAAAGCTGAGCGCCTCAACTGCAGATGAAAAGGAAGAATATGGGATCGATGATTCATCATATACGGTATGGGTGTCCTATGATGACGGAGAGGAATATGAGTATATTTTGGGGAAGGATATTGATAATCTCGGAATGTATCTGTCCGCGGATCAGGGGAAAAGTATATGTCTGATTGATTATCGGCGAACAGAGGATATTCTGGAAATGGTGGAATCGCTCTATGATGTAGCACTCAATGGTGTGAAGTTTGATGAGATCAGAGGAATCAGTCTGTATTCTCCGGAAGATGGAACCGTATCCATGAACCGTTCAGAATCTCCGAGAGCTGGAGGGGACTTTTACTGGAATATTTTTAAGCCCTATGGATGGATTGCGGATACGGAAAAAGTGAATGAACTGATCAATACGATAGAAGAAAACGATGTTCTGAAAAGAACAGATGAAGATGTGACGTTAGAGAGCAGTGGTCTGGATGCAGCAGAAGAGGAACTTCCTTCTATAGGCTTATATGACACCTATGACAGTGAGATGATCATATACCTTGGGAATACCGAAGGGGATTACGTATATTGTAAGACAAATTATTTGGACAATATCTATCTGATCAGCAAAGAAATATTGAAGGTTGCAGATAAACGTGCGGAAGATCTGATTGATCTGACACTTTATTACTATGAAACCCCATCTATTGAAACATGTACGATTGATTTTAATGGAGAAGTACATGTTCTTGAAGCAGAATGGGAGACGGCTGAAAACAGTAATACACGCGGACAGAGATATTATCTGGATAAAGAAATGCTTACAGGATCACAGTACAGTTCTATCGTCAGCTGGTTTACGGATACAAAGGCAGAGAAGATTGAAGCATCTGCATCCGGGGGAGAAGGCGCGATACTGGGGACGATAACGATAGACAGACTGTCGCCGCCGTATCAGCAGATCATGACGTTTTGCGAAGTAGCAGATAATCCACAACTGGTACAGGTGGATCTGGAAAAGACCGGAACGGCTTATATCAACAGAAAAGAATTTGAAGAATTTCAAGCTTCGTTTCAATAA
- a CDS encoding substrate-binding domain-containing protein — protein MRTIYKYMGLCALLILSVCLISGCGNKDADVLVVLGGQNALDYDDSEKAAKQWAEEKSISIEIVAPEMSTVWEQQKVLEDSIRKNKWDLIVVEPLGDDELYSVLDYAKSQGSVVVAMQGAEGLEADYTVQPCDYQKLGSSMMDVFAGLVGQSGEYVTIVPAKDSDIVMQEETACVNQQKNTYLQMLPASRLQEGASIQDAYDITESLYGTYGMRGALFFSYSNGLGISQWIQDTGNDIVSVGVGTPDLMNTAIEAGTVDALFYWNRDNLLKVTLEVGYRALEGSVKEGDEVITTSIEGYRTLRSSGSGTYYGDDISSEIYD, from the coding sequence GTGAGGACTATATACAAGTACATGGGGTTATGTGCACTGCTGATATTGTCTGTTTGTCTGATAAGTGGATGTGGCAACAAGGATGCGGATGTTCTGGTCGTACTTGGCGGTCAGAATGCGCTGGATTATGATGATTCAGAGAAAGCAGCAAAACAGTGGGCAGAGGAAAAGAGTATTTCTATAGAGATTGTTGCACCCGAGATGTCGACGGTCTGGGAGCAGCAGAAAGTTCTTGAAGATTCAATCAGAAAAAATAAATGGGATCTTATCGTTGTGGAACCATTAGGTGATGACGAGTTGTATTCGGTTCTTGATTATGCAAAATCACAGGGCAGTGTGGTAGTTGCGATGCAGGGAGCAGAGGGACTGGAGGCGGACTATACGGTACAGCCGTGTGACTATCAGAAACTGGGTTCATCTATGATGGACGTATTCGCCGGTTTGGTGGGACAATCCGGTGAATATGTGACGATTGTGCCAGCGAAAGATTCAGATATTGTAATGCAGGAAGAGACAGCCTGTGTCAATCAACAGAAAAATACTTATCTTCAGATGCTTCCGGCCTCCAGGCTTCAGGAGGGAGCAAGCATTCAGGATGCTTATGACATCACGGAGTCTCTATATGGTACCTATGGTATGAGGGGTGCATTGTTTTTTTCATACAGTAATGGCCTGGGAATTTCTCAGTGGATACAGGATACAGGAAATGACATTGTAAGTGTAGGGGTAGGTACTCCGGATTTGATGAATACAGCCATTGAAGCGGGGACGGTAGATGCTCTGTTCTACTGGAACAGAGATAATCTTCTGAAAGTAACGCTTGAAGTGGGATATCGGGCGCTGGAAGGCAGTGTGAAAGAAGGCGACGAGGTTATTACAACCAGTATAGAAGGTTATAGAACCTTACGTTCTTCAGGAAGTGGAACATATTATGGAGATGATATATCTTCAGAAATATATGATTAA
- a CDS encoding SDR family oxidoreductase: protein MMHVLDLFRLDGKLAVITGAAQGLGRAMAEALADCGADIAILDLNVEKAAVTADEIAEQYQVKAKAYKVNVASAEFCQEAVKQVHDDWGHIDILLNDAGICINENAEDVPLEHWHKVIDINMNGVWYMSQAVGKIMIEQKGGNIINVSSMSGFIVNDPQGQVSYNTSKAGVAHMTKSLAAEWVKYGIRVNSIAPGYMDTELVHKTYVEDGEWARRWNSMTPMKRPGRPEELGPLAVYLASDASTYMTGSVILIDGGYTIW from the coding sequence ATGATGCATGTATTAGATTTATTTAGATTGGACGGAAAGTTAGCAGTGATAACAGGAGCTGCACAGGGACTTGGAAGAGCGATGGCTGAGGCACTGGCGGATTGTGGCGCAGATATCGCGATTCTGGATCTGAATGTAGAAAAAGCTGCTGTGACTGCAGATGAAATTGCAGAACAGTATCAGGTGAAAGCAAAAGCTTACAAGGTAAATGTAGCCTCTGCGGAATTCTGCCAGGAAGCAGTAAAACAAGTACATGATGATTGGGGACATATTGATATTCTTCTGAATGACGCAGGAATCTGTATCAATGAGAATGCAGAAGATGTTCCGCTTGAACACTGGCATAAGGTAATCGACATCAATATGAATGGCGTATGGTATATGTCTCAGGCAGTTGGAAAGATCATGATTGAGCAGAAAGGCGGAAATATTATCAATGTATCTTCCATGTCCGGTTTTATCGTAAATGATCCACAGGGACAGGTATCCTATAATACCTCCAAAGCCGGTGTTGCACATATGACAAAATCACTGGCAGCTGAGTGGGTAAAATACGGAATCAGGGTGAATTCAATTGCACCTGGATATATGGATACAGAACTGGTTCATAAAACTTATGTAGAGGATGGCGAGTGGGCAAGACGCTGGAATTCCATGACTCCGATGAAACGTCCGGGAAGGCCGGAGGAACTTGGACCGTTAGCCGTATATTTGGCAAGTGATGCATCTACATATATGACAGGCTCAGTAATCCTGATTGATGGCGGATATACTATTTGGTAG